The nucleotide sequence GTGTATATCTTCCTGCTTATCTGTTTCCGCAGCAGATTGAAAGGCTTTATTATACGATTGGTTCCGAAGAAGGAAGAACCCAAAGCACTTGAAATTGTAAATAATGTGCAACAGGTGACACAAAAGTATTTGAGCGGACTTTCTATGATGGTTGTGTCTCTATGGGTGATGTATGGGATCGGGTTTACCGTCGTGGGAGTAAAGAATGCTCTCTTTTTTGCTATACTCTGTGGTATTCTGGAAATCGTTCCTTTTGTTGGAAATCTGACGGGTACCACACTTACCATTGTTATGTCTCTGGTGCAGGGAGGTAATACCAATACTATTATAGGGATTCTGATTACCTATGGATTGGTACAGTTTATACAATCATATATATTGGAACCTCTGATTGTGGGTTCCGCTGTAAATATCAACCCCTTGTTTACCATTGTGGGATTGGTAGCAGGGGAGATGGTGTGGGGGATACCCGGCATGATCCTGGCCATTCCGTTGTTAGGCATTACAAAAATTGTTTGTGACAATGTAGAGTCTTTACAACCATATGCCTATCTGATTGGTGAAGAGGAGAAGAAAGAGAATGGAATCAAGAAATTCCTTAACACAACGGGAAAAACAATAAAAAGCTGGTTCCAGAAGAAATGATGGCGACAGATTGCATTCTGTATTTACAATAGATAATCTGAAAATTTCTGAAAATGAGAAATTCCCCTTTATTTAGTGTCAATACTGTTTTATCTGTTCTACTTTTTTATGGTTGTAATCGTTCTCTTTGGGATATGTATAGTTGGAAGTGTGGCAGCATTTCTTGTCGCTCTGGCACAGATACGATGGATACGAAAAGCGAAAACATATAGTAGGGTAGAGGCACAAATAACAAAAGTCGTGAATGCCAGCTGGAATGGCGATACTGCCGATCGCGAAGGAGGAGAATACACTGTACCTGTTGCTGAATTTGAAATCGGATCAAATCAAACGATGGCTTTTACATTATATGGAAGTGAGTATAGAAACTATTTAGTAGGACAACGAATACAGATGCTGTACCCTCCCGGACAACCTGAACTAGCAGTGGTATTTGAGAGGAAGGAGATAGTTAGTACAAGTATTAAATACAGTGTAGTTGGAGTAATACTAGCAGGGCTGGCAATACTACTATGGTATTGGACTGGGCTGAAAATAGTAGAATAAGGTCAGTTGCATTCCAGAAATCCTTTATCTTCCAGTGCTCTTTTATCAATAGCAACAGCTTTTTGAAAATACACACATGCTTTCTGACGTTGACCTAATTTCCAATAGGATTTAGCTAGTCCTATCCAGAAGCTCTCGACATTAGGGAGATCTTCTATGGAGATTGCCCACTCTATAATTGCTGCTTTATAATCTTCAGTATGATAGTATGCTTCTGCTAACATAGAATGAAGTTCTGTGTGGCCAGGAGGGGCATAACATAAACTGTTAGTAAGATCATTAATAGCTTTCAGATATTCGCTTCTCTGGAGGTAAAGTCTGGCTCGGTTTCGATAAGCTGACCAATGAGTTGTATCATATTGAATCGCCTTTGTATAAGCCTGGATAGCTATTGTAATAGCTGTATCTGGAGGTGGTAACATCCATTTAAGAGTAGCGTTAGCCCAATAAAATAAACTGTCCGCTTTTTTATGATTTTGAGGATATATATTCTGAGCCTGAGATAAGAATGGCAATAGTAATAATGGAGTTAAATAAATGAATTTGATAAGATGAAGTGCATTCTGGTTGGTTTCTCCTTTCATAGACTACATAACCTGTTTTAATTCATAAGGTGGTCTAAGATATATAAATAATAACTTCCTTAAAAAACAAACAGGCAAATCATAATTGACTTGCCTGTTTGTGTAAAGAGCAGATTTATCGGAAGGATTAATTACCTGTACTATCCGAATCATTTGTGCGACTCACTACTTTAATCTGTCCAGCTCCATTTACGGAATGATATTCACCATTGTACATAGCGTCAGCCTGTACAGGGCCCATACGGAAGGTTCCTGTAGAAACAGCCCGCACTACATAATAATAGTTCCGTGGATAGCTGGTTGCTGTAGCAAACAGATTAATCCGGTCATCACGGATATCCGAATATTCAGGATTGGTGACATCCTTTGCCCAGTTCATGGACGGTACTTCTGAGATGCGTGGATTTTCAATTTCAAATCCAGCGGGTAACATATCTGTAATGACCACATTGGGTACAGTAGAACCATCTGTTGTTGCCAGAGTTATCTTAATCACTACCATATCATTCTGTTTGAATGAATTGCCAGAGATAGGATTGCCAAAGCGGTCATAGAATGTTTTACGTACTTGCAGAAAGCTATCTTCTTCTTTCACTGTGCTGCTTCGGGTTAATCCCTCTGCTTGCCAGAAGTAATACAAGCTACCCGAACCATTCGGTGATATACTGATAGTCTGATTAATTACACCCTTGCTGGCTACCAGATCCTGTTCGCCTGCTTCTCCTAATGATGTATTACCTGCTTTTACTTCTCCCGTTACATTGGCAGCATTAGAGCCTTTCGCCAATTTACCCAGAGCCAGTAAGCCAAAGGCACGTTCCTGTGTATTCATATATGATTTCTGCTTCATCTGTTCTGACAAATGTTTTGCCATTATCGGGATTTGCAGGTTCTTAGGATCGCTGTCAATAAGTGCATTCAATGAAATCGCCTCATCACGAATATAAGAATAGAAGCTACCACCAAGAGCCTGTACAGATCGCTCTCCTGAAAAAGCTGACGGAACAATGTTTTTAGCAGAAGTACCATCACCTAACATCTGATAAGCTGCTGCCAACAGATAGCGTGAGTCAATGGCAAGCAATGCCTTACTTGCCTTGTAGTAATTCATGGTAGGTACATCCTGACGACGGGCTAAGGCCAGTACATACAAGGAATAAGCAATCTCTTTTGGCGCAATCTGTTTAGTTTGACGTGTGTTAGATGCATTGTAATAGAAATATTCCTCCAGGTCTTTCTGCTTTACTTTCTGTTGCAAGAAAGAAAGGATTTTATCCAGGAATGTCTCACTCACATCAAATCCGGCACGTTGGGCTTCAATCAGGAAGTGAGCTGCATAGGTTGTTCCCCACCAGCTTGCCTGTCCACCTTCCGGCCAGTAGCTTAATCCTCCGTTATACATCTGAAATGTTTGCAGTCGGTTTATGGCTTCCTGAACATTGTAGTTGGCTACAGATGTTTGTGTGGCATTGGCTTTGCCTTTGGAAAGCGATTTGCTCAGTTCTGCAAAATAGAGCTGAGGGAATGCTGTAGAGGTCGTTTGTTCTACACAACCATATGGATACCACAACAATTCATCCAGATCATCGGCAAACTGTACCAACGGTGAACGGGACACTACCAGCTTACCAGTAGTGGTTGAAGGAATAAAATCAGTAGTCAGATTGAAGTTTTTAGTACTACCTGCCACTACACCCGAGCCATTACGTTTAAGCAATGACTGAATCGGACGGATAGTAATATCATTCTTCTCAGTATAGGTTCCTCCTAATCCATTTACTTCCACAATCACCTGTCCGGCACCAACAGCATCTTTTGCATTGATCGCAAAAGTTACACGGCCTTCGCTATTAGGACCTACATTGACAGTTTGAGATGCTTCTCCTTCT is from Xanthocytophaga agilis and encodes:
- a CDS encoding DUF3592 domain-containing protein, which produces MVVIVLFGICIVGSVAAFLVALAQIRWIRKAKTYSRVEAQITKVVNASWNGDTADREGGEYTVPVAEFEIGSNQTMAFTLYGSEYRNYLVGQRIQMLYPPGQPELAVVFERKEIVSTSIKYSVVGVILAGLAILLWYWTGLKIVE
- a CDS encoding AI-2E family transporter; its protein translation is MNNYPRLTKTVSILAILVLIVVILVYARPFLIPLTFAALLAMLLLPFTKWLRDKGIHEVVAIVLSILLLVGFFALIFFLISLQVSDLAKNTSQIEKQVTERYHQVQQLITDQLGISPDKQEKMIKEQQASSPGKLASLVTGFLAGLGGVLTDTILVLVYIFLLICFRSRLKGFIIRLVPKKEEPKALEIVNNVQQVTQKYLSGLSMMVVSLWVMYGIGFTVVGVKNALFFAILCGILEIVPFVGNLTGTTLTIVMSLVQGGNTNTIIGILITYGLVQFIQSYILEPLIVGSAVNINPLFTIVGLVAGEMVWGIPGMILAIPLLGITKIVCDNVESLQPYAYLIGEEEKKENGIKKFLNTTGKTIKSWFQKK
- a CDS encoding tetratricopeptide repeat protein, producing the protein MKGETNQNALHLIKFIYLTPLLLLPFLSQAQNIYPQNHKKADSLFYWANATLKWMLPPPDTAITIAIQAYTKAIQYDTTHWSAYRNRARLYLQRSEYLKAINDLTNSLCYAPPGHTELHSMLAEAYYHTEDYKAAIIEWAISIEDLPNVESFWIGLAKSYWKLGQRQKACVYFQKAVAIDKRALEDKGFLECN